The region TGCAACGTTGCTTTCAGTTGGTGTGAGGACTTATCGTGAATTATTGGCATTTACTCATATCGAGTGCGATCGCGTCTGTGTTATGTGATTGATTCTGTTCATCACTGGGTTGATCATGTGATAGCACTGCAAACGCAAGAATACGGCGATCTCCCAAATCAGCCAACTAAGGAAAAGGGTTTGAATCTCCCTTTCTACTAATCTTTTGGGAGAAGGAGTTAGGGGAGGAGGGCAAGCTATCTCCAAAATGTCCGAACTATTGCTATTAACCACTCAACTGCCACACAAATGCCTGATGTTCTAAGGAATTTAATCCCTGTTGCAAAATTGTCATTCACCACAACTGTCATTAGCAGCCCGATTGGTTGGTTACAGCCGTTTAAGTCGCTTTAGCAGTGCCTTTAATCAATATTTTGGCATCTGTCCGAGCAACGTATAAAGCAACACCGGACTGATCCCTAGTAAGGTGCTCGATGCTCTGCTAACGCCAGTTAAACGCGATGAGATGCCTCTGGCTGAACTCAAACTCGCATTCCATCAGACTTTTTTGATGATGAAGGGTGCTGCCTAAGGAGGGGTTACGCGATCGCAGCAGGTAACTCAAACCAGCCATCAGCATTCGGCTCAAATTCCACTACCTGCACAACTGCATCTAGATTTAAGGCACCGTAGATGTGGGGGAATTGTTCTCCTGTTTCCACTACGTCATAACGCAGTTCAGGTTGTACGCGATCAACATCGATGCAAAGTAGTACTAAATCAGTTTGTCCCTGATAAAACAAGTTCGCAACCCGAACGACTTGAGAAGCCGTGGAACAATGAATAAACCCCTCACTATCCAGGCTTGTTGCCTGGTATTCTCCAAGCGGTTGTGCCTGTTGCCAGTGCGATCGCGGTGTAATGTGAAAAACGAGACTCATAGATACACAAGTGTTGCCTCAAAATATAAGCTGGGCAGAAAGTTTAGAACAAACACATGACCGAGACCCAGGTTTACAGAGGCTTGCTGACTAACCTCTTCAAACTTTGGATGCTAACAACCATGCAATGGCTAAAATCTCTTCTCTATCCAAAACGAGAATAGCTTGAATTGCGGTTGCTTCGTAGGGAGCGTTTCAGTCTGAAGTGTGGGTACGTTCGAAGATTTCACTCCAGAAACCAAATTCGTTCTCATCAAGACACCCAGTAGTAACGTGATGATGACTGACAGAAAAAATTTGTCAAACATTAGAACCTCCGGTGTCTAATACGATATAGACAGCAAGACGATACAAGTCATCCTAGAGAGGAATGTCATCCGCCAACTTCATTCCTTTTACTCCTCCAATCGGGCGATATTCTAGGTGGTCATGCTAGTGGGTGATGCTGCTGGATGAAGCGGTCATCGTTGAGTCGGTCTACCTTAGAGGCATACAGGAATCGTATCAGAGACCTTCTCCAAGCGTTTTTCGCACTAAACGCACCTGACCTGATAAGGAGTGACTCATGCCCTATACGTTAAGTCAACTAAAAGAAGTATTAGACGGTTTGGGCTACAATCTTGGACCTGATGGACTCAATGGGAACAGCAGCAATGCACTCGATGCTTTTACCCAAGCTGCAATTCAAGAACTGCAAGCCTACTACCAGCTTCCTGTCAGTGGAAAGTTAGATACCACAACAGACGATTTGGTGAAGAAACTGGTACGAAATATTCAGTACAACTTGAATATCGTGATCGATGCTAAGTTGCCTGTGAATGAGTTTTACGGTCCACGCACAGTGCAGGCTGTGAAGGCATTTCAGCGAACCTATGGCTTGCCTGTGACAGGGATTGCAGGGCTAACAATTCGGCAGAAGTTATGTGAAGAGGCGAAAAAGCGGGCGATCGCACCCACCTATCTTGAAAGACTTACTGTTGCAGTTGATACTACAAGCCCGCATCACCCTCAACACTCTGATGAAATCACTAGAAGTTGGGTGAGCAGTTCATCTGCCTAATTACAAGCATGTAAAAATGCCATGACATATAGCTTTCAAGAGGTTTTGCTCAATCAGAGCAAATTGATTCAATAGTACTATAACGATTCTTTACCAAACCCTTATCAATTCAGTATTGGTTTAAAGTTTACGTAAAAATATTTACGAATTTTCAGTTAAAGTTGGCTGTTTAACTCTGTCATAAGGGGGGCACCCTTAATATAGTTGGTGAGTTAAATTTTTGTTGACGTATCGTAAGATTAATTTCTTTGGCAAAACCCAGTAGGCAATCAAATGGTAAACAAATTGGAGCCGATAGAAAGTCCTCAAAAACAAGCAACTGAACATCTAAGCTTGTGGCAACAAATTGTTGAAGATTGGGACGCACACGGGCGAGATTGGACAAAGCCTGGATTTCGCGCAATCGCTGTATATCGGTTTGGGGTATGGCGGATGGGCGTGCAGCCGAGGTTACTCCGTGCTCCTTTGAGTGTTTTATACCGGATGTTATTTCGTAAGGTGCGAAATACTTACGGAATTGAACTACCTTACACAGCAAAGGTGGGACGGCGCGTCATCATTGAACACCAGAGCGCAATCGTAATTCATGGCAATTGCGAAATTGGCGACGATTGCATCATTCGTCAAGGCGTCACGATGGGCAATCGCTATTTAGAACGTCCTTTTGAGGCACCCAAGTTAGGAAACCGAGTGAATATTGGCGCCGGAGCCAAGTTGTTTGGCAGCATCACAGTTGGCGATGATGCCAATATTGGGGCAAATGCTGTTGTTCTCAACGATGTTCCCCCTGGTGCAACAGCCGTCGGAATTCCCGCTAAATTGATTAACACTGGAGAGTCGAAACAGAATACTAACGGTACGCTCAATGGATTTGTTGATTTTAGCGGAGTGGTTGTTTACTAACTCTGCGATCGCATTTGCTCAACAATTCAAACCCGTTTGCCCTGATTCAAGTTCCAGATTTTCATTGATTGGATTTTAACTAATTGGATTCAGTCTGACGGGGACTGGTTAGCTCACCAACCTGTGTTCCGCTCCCTTCATTGACCTAACCCAATTCAAGCTCAAACCCTATGTCTGTTGAATCTTCAGTGAATCGTCAGCCCCGCCTGCTGATTGTCACGGTTAATTACCGCACTGCTCATTTAGTGATTGAAAGCCTGCAATGCCTTGCTAAGGAAATTCAATCAACTCCCATCTTCAAAGTTGCTGTGGTTGATAACAACTCTAAAGATGACTCGACTGGAAAAATTGCTGCCGCGATCGCCGCAGAAGGCTGGGAAGACTGGGTTACTTTGATGCCCTCCAGTGTTAACGGGGGATTTTCTTACGGTAACAACTACGCCATTCGCCCAGCATTACAGTCCCCCAATCCGCCAGACTATTTCCTGTTACTTAACCCCGATGCTCAAGTTCGTCCTGGAGCGATCCAAACGTTGATTGATTTTATGGATCATCATCCCAAGGTCGGAATTGCAGGAGCAAGCCTCGAGGAACAAAATGGTAAGCCATGGCCCTACGCGTTTCGCTTTCCCAGCATCATTGGTGAATTTGAGTTTGGGTTTCGTCTTGGCATTGTCTCCAAGCTTTTGTCTCAATGGAAAGTTGTGAAGGTAATGGAGCAAGACAAGGCGCAACCCATTGACTGGCTACCTGGAGCTTGCATGATGATCCGGCGCGAAGTCTTTGAATCAATTGGTTTAATGGATGAGGGATATTTTCTCTATTACGAGGAAACAGACTTCTGCCTCCAGGCAAAACGAGCAGGTTGGAGTTGCTGGTATGTTCCGCAAAGCCGAGTAATGCACATTCTTGGGCAAAGCACAGGCGTAACGGCTAAAAACCAGGCTCCTAAACGTCTACCCCAATACTGGTATGACTCAAGACGGCGCTATTTCTTGAAGAATCATGGTTGGCTTTATGCCGCGATCGCAGATGCCAGTTGGCTCGTGGGCTACGGGTTATGGCGTGTTCGTCGTATCCTTCAACGCAAGCCAGACGGAGATCCTCCTAAAATGCTGTGGGATTCGTTCCAGAACAGTGTATTTTTCAAGCGTGAAATTCCTTGTCAGGAATTGCCTCAGCCACAACAGGTCACGAACTAAAGCCAATGGAACTTTCACTGTCAGCCATGATTCTGGCAGGAGGGCAAAGCTCCCGTATGGGGCAAGACAAGGCACAAATTTTGGTTCATGGAGTGCCTTTATTGCGACGGATCTGTGAAGTAGCTTTGCAGTGTAGTTCTTCAGTCTTTGTGGTGACTTCCCGCCCAGAGACCTATCGCGCTATCCTGCCAGACGGCTGTGAGTTACTCCAGGAGCAGCCTTTACCTCATGAGTCATTGCCGCACGGACCGTTAGTTGGGTTTAGTCAAGGGCTTGCTTGTGTACAAACTGAGTGGGTATTGCTGCTTGCTTGTGATTTACCCTGCCTCCAGGTAGACATCCTCCAACGTTGGATAGATCAGCTTGATCACCAGCTTAATCAGCACGATGAATTAACTGCTTTGCTACCGTGGACTCAATACGGTTGGGAACCTTTGTGTGGCTTTTACCGAACGAGTTGTTTAATTAGACTGCGCTCGTTTATTCAGCAGGGAGGACGCTCCTTTCAACGGTGGTTGGCTCAAGAATCAGTACACGCAATCACGTTTAGCGATGACCCAGTACAACAGCAGCAAGAGCGGCGGATGTTGTTTAATTGCAATACTCTAGAAGACCTAGCATCTCTATGATTGTTGCTCAATTGTTTGGATATATTGCCACCAGCGGTTGAGCGGATAGTATACAATCGGTGCCCACAAGCTACTTAAAACGGCTGACCCTAACGCAATTAATTGATGATAAGTCCAGATTTCAACCAGAGTGCGATCGCCCTGAAAACTGTATTGAATTGCCGTCATAGTTTCCGCAATCACTGCCATAGCAAATACTATCAGCGCGATTGAAATAAAGTCTTCCTTCAGGTATCGCTCTTTTCGAAGTCGTGCAGTCAACACACCCACCAGCATCAAGCTGACTACATGAGTTGGCGTGTAAGCTGTCATCCCGTCTTGAATCAACCCCAAAATTAGCCCTGCTAATGCTCCTTGCAGAGCTGTGCGCTTCACACTCCAAGCAACAACCCAAATCAGAAGCCAATTGGGACCGATTCCAGCCAACTCCATTCCTGGTAAGCGACTTGGAGATACCAATAGACACAGCAACACTGACCCTGCAGTGACGGCACAATTGATGGCAATCCGGGCAGATGGGCTTTCTTGTAAAACAGCAGTCAAGGATTCATTTTTCATGGCAGGGGGGCGATCGCTAATTCGTTGCCTTACCAGGTTGAACCTGAGTGTGTGGATGAATAATCGCCCACTCTAAAAAGCTGACTGGCGCAGTTAACTCAATCACCGCCTCTGGAGCAGGGCTTTTGCTCATATTGATTGACTCTACCCTTCCAACAGGTAACCCAGCCGGAAAAAGCTGGCTAAGGGATGACGTAGTAATCACATCCCCTTGCCGCACATCGGGCACCTTATCAAAAAACTCCATCACCGCCCGATTGGAAGATTGCCCACGAATATAGCCCATGAAACGACTGCGACTCACCGTGACTCCAACCCGGCTAGAAGGGTCACTTAGCAGCAATACTCGGCTAGTGTTCGGCGTAACGCTAATCACTCGCCCCACGACTCCCCCCGGAGCCATCACAATATAGCCTTCCTTAATTCCGTCTCGGCTGCCTCTCCCCATTAGAACGTATTGCCACCAATGGTCGGCGCTTCTCCCTACAACGGGAGCCGTAATTCCAGGTTTCTTCGCTTGCTCAACGTAGCCCAACAACGTCCGAAATTGCTGATTTTGGCTTTCTAGCTCTGTGAGCCTTTGTTGTAGTTCTTGAATCTGAGCATTCGTCAGAACAGTTTTGCGCTCAAGGTCAGGCTGAAAAGGGCGAACCAACAATTGGTAAGCCTCATAAAGCATTGCGCCTTCTGTCTGCCGTAGAAAAAGTGCAGTCCCAACTGCCAGACCCACCAACGTAGTCTGTACCCGATGACGGTCCCACCAGCGACGGAGCGTAAACATAAAAATTCAAAAGCTTAGACAAATTGAGCCAGGTGGTACACAAACAGAATTCCAAAAAATGGAGGACAATCAGAAAACTAGAAATTACGAGAACGACCGCTAAACACCCGTTCAAGTTGCTTAAAATTCTCTAGTACGCGCCCTGTTCCTAGCACAACACAACTCAGGGGATCGGCCGCAACATGAACAACAATTCCAGTTTCGTGGCTGATTAACGTATCCAAACCTTTGAGCAGTGCTCCGCCACCTGCTAACATGATGCCGCGATCAATAATGTCTGCAGCAAGTTCGGGAGGAGTACGTTCTAGCGTGCGTTTCACGGCATCGACGATGACTGCTAGTGGCTCTGCCATACTTTCCCGAATTTCAGCACTCTTGACTTTCACGGTACGAGGTAACCCTGAAAGTAGATGCAAACCGCGAACTTCCATCTCAGCATCATCGTCAATAGGATAGGCAGACCCGATGGTAATTTTGATTTCTTCTGCAGTGCGCTCACCAATTACCAGGTTATGAACTTTTTTCATGTACTGGGAAATGGAATCACTGAGTTCATCTCCAGCAACGCGCACCGATTCGCTCAGAACAGTGCCTTGCAAGCTGAGCACTGCCACTTCGGTTGTGCCACCGCCAATATCAATAATCATATTTCCGGTTGGTTCAGCTACAGGCAAGCCTGCGCCGATCGCAGCCGCAACAGGTTCATCAATTAGATAAACATCACGGGCACCTGCCTGAGAAGCTGCATCCATCACCGCCCGCCGTTCAACTCCGGTAACTCCACTAGGAATACCAATAACGATACGAGGAGCAACCAGCGTCTTGCCTTCATTTACGCGAGTAATGAAGTGTTTTAACATTAACTCAGCAGTATCAAAGTCGGCAATCACACCATCGCGCAGAGGGCGAAGTGCAACCACATTGCCAGGAGTTCGCCCTAGCATTCGTTTTGCATCTTCTCCAACTGCCAGAGGAACCTTCTCATCCTGGTCTATAGCTACCACAGATGGCTCTTGGAGCACAATTCCTTTACCAGAAACATAGACCAGGGTGTTCGCAGTACCCAGGTCAATGCCCATATCCCGAGAGAGAGAGAAACGACTGAAAAGACCCACTAGCCTCTATGCCTCTAAACGACTAAACGCGCAACAAATCGAAATCAAGACTGGATTCTATTACGTTTTTGATCACGAGTCTAGTAAGAAATCTAGAGCCTCGTGATAGTCCAGTTTCCATCAATTCAACAATCTTTCGAGATGACAGGAGGAAAATCTAAGGCTGATAAACTTCAACCGAAGTCTAATTAATTTTCTTTTAATTAAGATTTACTTAAAGGATTTTGGTTGAAAAATCTAAAGAAACTGCAGGTAGATAACCCTAAGGCTTTAACTTTACATCAAATCTTGTGCATTGCATTAATAATTCCTGCGATCGCGCAAAGGGGATACCCCAAAGGGTAAGTCTAACAAGCTAAGAAACTATCCCAGAGATGATAAGATCATACGTATTAGTTAGATGCATTTCTCGCTACGATGCGTAGAATGATAACTTACGTTCCTGTGCACTGGTTGAACTGAAATTGTACTGAACTAACCTGACAAATTGCTTATGAGCCTGAACGTTGTGACCTTAGTAGGTCGAGTTGGGGGAGATCCTGACGTTAAATATTTTGAATCGGGTAGTGTAGTTTGCAATATGACACTTGCTGTCAAGCGGCAATCTCGTAATAGTGATCAACCAGATTGGTTCAATCTGGAACTCTGGGGACAAACAGCCGAGGTGGCGGCAAACTACGTTCGCAAAGGAAGCCTGATTGGTGTTACTGGGTCGCTGAAGCTGGATACCTGGAAAGACCGCGCCACCGGAGCTAATCGTTCGAAGCCTGTGATTCGGGTAGACCGTATGGAACTGTTGGGGTCTAAACGGGACAACGAAGCCGAAATATCCGGTGGTGGATACAGTGATGAGTTTTAGTAGCTGATTTGTAGTGTCACGGTGGCTTCAACTTGTTGTTCTCCTCCAACGATCGGTGAAGGGAGCGCTGATACCTGTTCAGTGTCTGCGAGTTTGGCATTGTTGATGTTGAAGGGGCGAGGTGCAGGCATGTGCGCTCCGTCAATGCGAATACTTATAATTTCTCGACGAGTCAGCCCCAATGCACTCAAGACTGCATCAGCTTGAGCCTGAGCATCTTGGGTTGCTTCTCGCAGAGCAACTTTTTGGGCACTAGCGATCGCGCTTTCCGGGGCAACGAAACTGACTCCATCAATTCGACTGGCTCCCGCTTTGACGGCATTATCCAGAATATCTCCCGCTTTTTGAGTTTCGACCCGAAAACTCACGATATTGCTGGCGCTGTATCCGGTCAGCGTCTGGTTGCCATTCTCATACCGATAAGTCGGGTTCAGGTTAATTCCCGTTGTTTCTAACCGTGTGACGTTGCGCGATCGCAGCAGAGAAACCACTGAATTAGAGCGACGAGCCACTTCTTGCTGAACTTCATTCGCAGTTTTGCCTTGAGCTTCCACACCTAAACGAACCTGAACCAGAGTGGTTGGGACAAATTCTGTTCCACGTCCGCTCACAGTAACTGTCCGCAAGGTTTTTTCTTGCCCGATCGCAGGGGCTACTAAGCCAACTCCTAAGACACATGCACCAACTGCGATCGCACTCCACAATTTCCACGAATTCATACTCTCAGATGTCCTTACCGAATCAGGATGTCTCTAATCTGCCATTCAAAGCCGTGCATTGGGTTCCAGGTTACAGTTTTGGAAACTCCTGATCAGTGTTACAGCATCCAGCCACCTGAAATGCGCGTTACCATAACCACATACTGCTGTTGCATGTATCTTAATGAAGATCCCACCCAGTTTCAGTTTCAGTGTTATTGCCATGGTCAGCGCTGTGGGAATAACACAAGCCAGCCCCAGCATTGCTCAGGTGGGCACAGTCAACCGCAATATTTTCTTCCGCACCCAAAACTATGGAGTGCAAATTACTTGGCGCGGGGGTAGTCCTTATATGACCGTGAGTAACAACGGTTGGCGAGTAATGCTGGATGCTCCAGCAACCATACTGCCATTACAAGGAGCGGCTGATAACTGGACGACCTACACAGTCGTTTCAGGAGATTATCGGGCAACGGTTCGCGTCAGTCCGACAGGAGCAAAGACAATCGCAGTTACACTGGCAGGCAAACGCATTACCGAAGAATATGCTAAGACGTCGTCTATACAAAAACCCCCCAGTCTGGCAAAACTGCCTGAGCAGGACAGCACAGTGCTTGAGTTTCAAACGGAGGACTACGCAGTTCGGGTATATCGGCAAAAAGGGGATTTGTGGATGAATTTATATAACCGTCAGCAGCGAACTGTTGACCTGAAACAGGTTCCTGTAACACTGGTAAACACGAGCGATGCAACTGTTTATCGGCATGATGGCAAGGTAAGTGTTCAGGCACGGGAAGATGTAAGGGGCGTGCGATCGCTTTATCTTATTCAAGATAATCAAATTCAATATCGAGGGGAGGGCTATTGAGCAAAGTATCTATCACACAGTCGCAAACCTCCATCATTGAGATCCGCCATGTCTGCAATTCTGGCTGAAAACCTTAGCAAATTTTATCCCGTTGCAATCAAGGAACCGGGGCTAAAAGGCACCCTCCGGCATTTCTTCCGGCGCACCTACCGTAACATCAAGGCAGTCCAAAACATTTCCTTTCAAATTGAACCAGGCGAAGTTGTAGGCTTTTTGGGAGCCAACGGAGCAGGCAAAACGACTACCCTGAAGATGCTCACCGGGTTGATTCACCCCTCCGAAGGCAAAATTAATGTCGCAGGACATGTGCCGTTTCAGCGTAAATCCCCCTTTCTTAAAAAAATTACGCTGGTGATGGGGCAAAAGCAGCAATTGATTTGGGATTTACCAGCGCTGGATTCACTCCGAATTAATGCGGCGGTTTACGGGATCAGCGATCGCGAGTTTCTGCGACAGGTTGATGAGTTAACGGAGATGCTTTCTCTGGAAGGAAAATTATCTCAACCTGTGCGCAAACTGTCCTTGGGTGAGCGGATGAAAGCAGAATTATTGGCGGCACTGGTGCACCAACCCCAAGTGTTATTTCTGGATGAACCGACTCTAGGGCTAGATGTGAATGCTCAAGTCAGTGTGCGGGACTTTTTGCGGGAATATAACCAGCGCTACCAGGCAACTGTTTTGCTTACGAGCCACTACATGGCAGATATTACTGCTCTTTGCCAGCGGGTTTTGGTGATTCATCAGGGTCAGTTGATTTACGATGGCAGTTTAGATGGATTGGTGCATCGGTTCGCACCCTGCCGTGAAATTGAAGTGGAACTGGCGAATCCTTATTCCCGCGATCGCCTTGCGGGTTATGGAGATCTGGAAGCGATCGATGGACGGATTGCCAAGTTTTTAGTATCGCAGGAAGCACTTACCCGTACCGTTGCCCAAATTTTGTCCGATTTAGAAGTCGTGGATTTATCAGTATCGGAACCACCGATTGAAGAAATCATCGGACGAGTCTTGCAATCAGGATCCGTGGCATGAGTCAAACTACCCCCTTCAAAAAAGTCTGGCGTATTGCAACTACACTTCTGTCTGTTTACTATGCCTACATGCTGGAGTACCGGGCAGAATTGCTGCTGTGGGTGTTATCTGGCTCTCTACCCATTATCCTCATGGGCATCTGGATTCAAGCATCACGCACAGGGCATTTTTCCCTCACGCCTGTTGAATTTGCCCGTTACTTTCTGGCAGTCTTCCTGGTACGCCAATTCACCGTCGTCTGGGTGATTTGGGAGTTTGAGCGGGAAATCGTTGAAGGTAAATTATC is a window of Leptolyngbyaceae cyanobacterium JSC-12 DNA encoding:
- a CDS encoding hypothetical protein (IMG reference gene:2510095319) is translated as MVSAVGITQASPSIAQVGTVNRNIFFRTQNYGVQITWRGGSPYMTVSNNGWRVMLDAPATILPLQGAADNWTTYTVVSGDYRATVRVSPTGAKTIAVTLAGKRITEEYAKTSSIQKPPSLAKLPEQDSTVLEFQTEDYAVRVYRQKGDLWMNLYNRQQRTVDLKQVPVTLVNTSDATVYRHDGKVSVQAREDVRGVRSLYLIQDNQIQYRGEGY
- a CDS encoding serine acetyltransferase (IMG reference gene:2510095311~PFAM: Bacterial transferase hexapeptide (three repeats)), with translation MVNKLEPIESPQKQATEHLSLWQQIVEDWDAHGRDWTKPGFRAIAVYRFGVWRMGVQPRLLRAPLSVLYRMLFRKVRNTYGIELPYTAKVGRRVIIEHQSAIVIHGNCEIGDDCIIRQGVTMGNRYLERPFEAPKLGNRVNIGAGAKLFGSITVGDDANIGANAVVLNDVPPGATAVGIPAKLINTGESKQNTNGTLNGFVDFSGVVVY
- a CDS encoding hypothetical protein (IMG reference gene:2510095318~PFAM: Protein of unknown function (DUF541)), which encodes MNSWKLWSAIAVGACVLGVGLVAPAIGQEKTLRTVTVSGRGTEFVPTTLVQVRLGVEAQGKTANEVQQEVARRSNSVVSLLRSRNVTRLETTGINLNPTYRYENGNQTLTGYSASNIVSFRVETQKAGDILDNAVKAGASRIDGVSFVAPESAIASAQKVALREATQDAQAQADAVLSALGLTRREIISIRIDGAHMPAPRPFNINNAKLADTEQVSALPSPIVGGEQQVEATVTLQISY
- a CDS encoding single stranded DNA-binding protein (IMG reference gene:2510095317~PFAM: Single-strand binding protein family~TIGRFAM: single stranded DNA-binding protein (ssb)) gives rise to the protein MSLNVVTLVGRVGGDPDVKYFESGSVVCNMTLAVKRQSRNSDQPDWFNLELWGQTAEVAANYVRKGSLIGVTGSLKLDTWKDRATGANRSKPVIRVDRMELLGSKRDNEAEISGGGYSDEF
- a CDS encoding putative glycosyltransferase (IMG reference gene:2510095312~PFAM: Glycosyl transferase family 2) — its product is MSVESSVNRQPRLLIVTVNYRTAHLVIESLQCLAKEIQSTPIFKVAVVDNNSKDDSTGKIAAAIAAEGWEDWVTLMPSSVNGGFSYGNNYAIRPALQSPNPPDYFLLLNPDAQVRPGAIQTLIDFMDHHPKVGIAGASLEEQNGKPWPYAFRFPSIIGEFEFGFRLGIVSKLLSQWKVVKVMEQDKAQPIDWLPGACMMIRREVFESIGLMDEGYFLYYEETDFCLQAKRAGWSCWYVPQSRVMHILGQSTGVTAKNQAPKRLPQYWYDSRRRYFLKNHGWLYAAIADASWLVGYGLWRVRRILQRKPDGDPPKMLWDSFQNSVFFKREIPCQELPQPQQVTN
- a CDS encoding putative peptidoglycan-binding domain-containing protein (IMG reference gene:2510095310~PFAM: Putative peptidoglycan binding domain) produces the protein MPYTLSQLKEVLDGLGYNLGPDGLNGNSSNALDAFTQAAIQELQAYYQLPVSGKLDTTTDDLVKKLVRNIQYNLNIVIDAKLPVNEFYGPRTVQAVKAFQRTYGLPVTGIAGLTIRQKLCEEAKKRAIAPTYLERLTVAVDTTSPHHPQHSDEITRSWVSSSSA
- a CDS encoding hypothetical protein (IMG reference gene:2510095309); amino-acid sequence: MFDKFFLSVIITLLLGVLMRTNLVSGVKSSNVPTLQTETLPTKQPQFKLFSFWIEKRF
- a CDS encoding rod shape-determining protein MreB (IMG reference gene:2510095316~PFAM: MreB/Mbl protein~TIGRFAM: cell shape determining protein, MreB/Mrl family), whose amino-acid sequence is MGLFSRFSLSRDMGIDLGTANTLVYVSGKGIVLQEPSVVAIDQDEKVPLAVGEDAKRMLGRTPGNVVALRPLRDGVIADFDTAELMLKHFITRVNEGKTLVAPRIVIGIPSGVTGVERRAVMDAASQAGARDVYLIDEPVAAAIGAGLPVAEPTGNMIIDIGGGTTEVAVLSLQGTVLSESVRVAGDELSDSISQYMKKVHNLVIGERTAEEIKITIGSAYPIDDDAEMEVRGLHLLSGLPRTVKVKSAEIRESMAEPLAVIVDAVKRTLERTPPELAADIIDRGIMLAGGGALLKGLDTLISHETGIVVHVAADPLSCVVLGTGRVLENFKQLERVFSGRSRNF
- a CDS encoding hypothetical protein (IMG reference gene:2510095308~PFAM: Protein of unknown function (DUF952)), which produces MSLVFHITPRSHWQQAQPLGEYQATSLDSEGFIHCSTASQVVRVANLFYQGQTDLVLLCIDVDRVQPELRYDVVETGEQFPHIYGALNLDAVVQVVEFEPNADGWFELPAAIA
- a CDS encoding rod shape-determining protein MreD (IMG reference gene:2510095314~PFAM: rod shape-determining protein MreD~TIGRFAM: rod shape-determining protein MreD), whose protein sequence is MKNESLTAVLQESPSARIAINCAVTAGSVLLCLLVSPSRLPGMELAGIGPNWLLIWVVAWSVKRTALQGALAGLILGLIQDGMTAYTPTHVVSLMLVGVLTARLRKERYLKEDFISIALIVFAMAVIAETMTAIQYSFQGDRTLVEIWTYHQLIALGSAVLSSLWAPIVYYPLNRWWQYIQTIEQQS
- a CDS encoding ABC-type uncharacterized transport system, ATPase component (IMG reference gene:2510095320~PFAM: ABC transporter), with translation MSAILAENLSKFYPVAIKEPGLKGTLRHFFRRTYRNIKAVQNISFQIEPGEVVGFLGANGAGKTTTLKMLTGLIHPSEGKINVAGHVPFQRKSPFLKKITLVMGQKQQLIWDLPALDSLRINAAVYGISDREFLRQVDELTEMLSLEGKLSQPVRKLSLGERMKAELLAALVHQPQVLFLDEPTLGLDVNAQVSVRDFLREYNQRYQATVLLTSHYMADITALCQRVLVIHQGQLIYDGSLDGLVHRFAPCREIEVELANPYSRDRLAGYGDLEAIDGRIAKFLVSQEALTRTVAQILSDLEVVDLSVSEPPIEEIIGRVLQSGSVA
- a CDS encoding molybdopterin-guanine dinucleotide biosynthesis protein A (IMG reference gene:2510095313); the encoded protein is MELSLSAMILAGGQSSRMGQDKAQILVHGVPLLRRICEVALQCSSSVFVVTSRPETYRAILPDGCELLQEQPLPHESLPHGPLVGFSQGLACVQTEWVLLLACDLPCLQVDILQRWIDQLDHQLNQHDELTALLPWTQYGWEPLCGFYRTSCLIRLRSFIQQGGRSFQRWLAQESVHAITFSDDPVQQQQERRMLFNCNTLEDLASL
- a CDS encoding rod shape-determining protein MreC (IMG reference gene:2510095315~PFAM: rod shape-determining protein MreC~TIGRFAM: rod shape-determining protein MreC) gives rise to the protein MFTLRRWWDRHRVQTTLVGLAVGTALFLRQTEGAMLYEAYQLLVRPFQPDLERKTVLTNAQIQELQQRLTELESQNQQFRTLLGYVEQAKKPGITAPVVGRSADHWWQYVLMGRGSRDGIKEGYIVMAPGGVVGRVISVTPNTSRVLLLSDPSSRVGVTVSRSRFMGYIRGQSSNRAVMEFFDKVPDVRQGDVITTSSLSQLFPAGLPVGRVESINMSKSPAPEAVIELTAPVSFLEWAIIHPHTQVQPGKATN